aatttaaacaaaaaataagaaataatctCACAAAATGATAGATGTTTTCCAACTAGTGAGAGGCATCACAAGAATCAGCTGATCAGCAAAACCAGAAGGCACGAGGTAGCACAGGGACAGATTACAAGACCTTACAGGACATTTCTTTCAGTCAGTGAACTCCAGCGAATGGTTCTGCACCAGGAGTAACTGAGGAGCGAATGCACTCTTGTAAAAGAGTATTAAACTGATACAGGGAAGATTTCAGAGCACGCCGCTattcagctttctgctgtgtCAGTGACAGCTGGATGCCCCTCCTCTGCGTGACACAGCAAGTTGTGACTTGTACCACCTCACTCCAGTACACTGGCTTTAAGCAGAAAAAGACTTTGGATGCCTCAGCCCTTGAGCTGATTATAAACTGTAGTCCATGCTTTAtttcctgtgtggtctcctgcAGTTAAAAGCCCTTTGAGGTCTTTTGCATATTTGTCTATTCAGAGAGGTCTGCTTTTCTGGCTTATAGGTTCTGTGAGTTTTTTGTTATAGGCAGGGACATTTGTATGCAGGATTTTAATTCATAATGAACCTGCTTCCACTGGCACAACTGGCACTTGCTGTGAAAGTGAGTCATGTTAAATCAGATTACTGAGGTTTCAGGTGACAGAGGGGCTGTGACCTGACTAACTCCTACTAAGAAGCAATACAAGTAGTAGGAAACTTGTCCAAGGAAGGATCCaagggagaagcagagaaaacaactgTAAAAGCTTTATCTAAACCCAAACATCTGATTTGCATTGGCAAGGCTGGTTGCTCATACTTCTGTCTACGGTTTCGGAGCAGAGCTGGATAAAGGGCAGTCTTGAGCTGAATGCAGATCACTCTTATCTCTCACATCAAGTACACCTTTCAGAAACTCTAAATCCCAGTATGCAAAAGAACCTGGTTTGAATGGAAGGCACTTGGCAGGCTGCATATCTGGGTTGCAAATGAAGGTGGCTACACTTCTTTCTAGCATTTTAAATTCCTGCATGCCCACTAGCAAAAGTGTGGGGTCCCTGTTTTAAtggagatttgtttttctttgccgAAGGTTGGATGGTACAATGCTGTTCTCCAGCCGGCCTTTCATCTCCCCTACCCAGATGACACACTGGCCTTCGTTGTCCTCAGCACGCCTTCGATGTTTGACAAAGCCCTTAAGCCTTTTGTGAACAAAGAACGGTTACAAATAATCCGGGATCCCGTGGATCAGTGTGTTTCTCATCATTTGTCAGGTGTGAAGGAGGTAAGAGCCTGAAATACTGACTCTTTTTACTACTATGGCATATAACCAGACAGGTGGGTTGAGCAGTAGACAAAGCCTTCCGGGTCCCTGCACTTTCTCTGAAGGATGAAGCAATATTCATATTCCAGCTCTGCCATTACAACCTGTTGCTATGTAGAGTGCTTTACAGTCACAGTTTGAAAATCCAAGGCTGCAAGCACGCTGATAAGATTTCAGGAACAGGTGTGGAAATTTACAGGCTTCTCATAGTGCCTGATTTGCCAGGATGTAGCATTTCTGCAGTGGCAAGTCTTTTCCCATGAGTCTGGGCTGATGCTTTTGTCTTTTCACAGAAATTCCCTGACCAGAAGGTGGATATCATCTTTGATTATGAGATCCTGCCGAGCCGAAAGCCCAAGTTCTTGGCACAAACAGCTGCCCATGTTGCTGGAGCTGCATATTACTACCAGAGAAAGGACGTGAAGCTTGATCCTTGGGGGAAAAAGGTGAGGCAAAAACAcaatctggaaaagaaaaagaaaaacacaacaaactgCGATCACTGAATTGTACAACTGTTTTTTACCCACTAGTTCTTCCTGCagataaacagagaaaaatatcttgatCTCTTGAGTATTCTTAGCAGAATGAAGTTCAGTGTAAAAGACCTGTTGGTTGTAGCATtataaatagatatatatatatatactgtggTTAATATCTATTTTAGATTCAAAAAGAGACCTCTCTCCACATTACAgtatggtgtgtgtgtgggggcaCAGGAAAATAGGAACCCAGTGCCAAATGTTCAGGAAAGAGCTTTCCTTTCTTGCCTTTATAACACTCCAACTGAGGGCGAGTAGTGTGAGAACTGGCATCAGAACTTGATGTTTGTACTCCAACCATTACTAGAGACCACGTGAAACATCCtagatctttcttttttacttccAGAAGATCTATGGCGTGTGTATTCATCCCAAGTATGGCGGTTGGTTTGCTATCCGAGGTCTCCTCCTGTTCCCAGATATTCAGGTCCCATTCCTGCAACAGTCTGCCCCTGTTGACTGTGTGAGCACAGAGGAGAAGAGAACTGAATTGCTGGAGCAGTTCAATTTCCACTGGCAGGACGGCCGCTACAGGGACATAATTGAAGTGAAGGAAAGGTACTCAGAGGAGCAGAAAGCCTACTTTGCCACTCCCCCAGCAGAGAGATTCAGACTGCTAGGGCTGATACGTTTCACAGAGTAAAACAGTTCCACAAAGGGGCTGGGCACGAGCAAAGTGTAACTCCCCAGCACCTGCTTTTCCATGGTGCTGAGGAGGGTGTGCTGATAGAGTGCAAATCCAAGCATTGTGGACAGTATCTCAGTCCAAACATCAGCTTCTCAGAGTTGAGAGGGAGCGCTACATTGTAGCTCTTAAAGTCTTGAGGAAGGTAGAAGCAGTCTGTTCCCTGCTGTTGCCGAGTTGGTAGGTATTTTGGGGAGTCTGGTTAAGATACCCACTTGGGCAAAGTTCAGAAACCCTGGCAATTGGGAAACTCATGCTGCTCATTAGAAAAGTCATGTTTTTCTCAAGAAATTTCTTTCCtaatattttggttttactCTGTATAAGAATGAAAAGTTACTTTTCAGTAATtgtgttctgaaataatttattttggtctGAACTCAGTGCAGATACTTTTTAGATGTATCCAGGCTTTTACTACCCTGCCTTATAACTCTCCCTAGAGAATACATGGTCAgtccttagaaaaaaaaataatctatattCCTTCTCATGTAATGAATCTGGCTTAATTTAGTTaagaaaacttttctgaatTCCTTAACCTGGAAAGAAAATTCTCCAGAGATAGTTTCACTGAGTGGCATGGTCCTGTGAAGGAAGCAGAAGTGAGCAAAACATAGCCAACAGCAGCCTCCTTTTACACCGTAGTTATGAAAGGGAAAGGGACAGTGTAAAGGTCATAGCTCAAGTCTGATACATTTCCTCTTCACTCAGGGTCAGCTTCTCAGAACAAGGCAGAGTCTTTAGGTCAATTTTGAAGCACTTACCATACAACAGCCTACTAAAAGCCTGGAAAATATACTGAATAATGGCTATGAGTGGAATTTTTACTCACATTAAGATAACTAACTGAAAAAGTCAGTTCTCATGACCTTTTCCTATGGTAGATGAAGCTTAAATTTAACGTATTTTCCAGTGCTATGCCAGCAACACCACAGTTTTAAAACTCTAGTTTCCCATTGTAGTTTCTATATGAAGGAGATCATAAACCTGCACACATCTGAAAGCCGCTACACAAAGCATTGTTGCACTCAGAGACAAGCAGTTAAACGGGGGAAAATATTCATGACTTTCACATTACATATATTGCTGGTTAATACAGCTTCAGAGAAACAACTTCTTCAGATGACTGTTCTGTTACATTTGTTCATAGGGTCACAGTGGCAGGGGAGTTTGGGAATTAATTCACCTTTTAGAATGCACTTTGAGGCTCACAcctcattaaaataatacattataataaattaaaagaatgttttgtgGAAGTTCTGTTACTTGACTGTAGTGCAATGTTGCAAATTGCTAAgcactttttccctttccctgatACCAACATAATTATAGAAAATACTCACTTTGCAGAACTGAgccctttctttccattttgtgtTGTGGTTCTTCATCCCTTTTGGACACCCAAACACTAAAGATGCCCTACCAGTAAATCACTGCTTGAGACAATATTCCATAGTATATACTAAATCAGCAAAATCAAGATTCAGCATAccaggtttgtttttctctaaacaGAGTAGTGAGCCTGTGATCAGGGATTGTTCAGTGTAGTTGCTGttacaaaaatatgtttgttacTTTCCATGCTTTGTTCACTGCAGCTGACTAAGGTGTGCAGCTGCCTGACTGTGGTAGTGGTATTGTGATTTTTAAGTCAGACAAAATAATTAAGttgtttaaattattgtttaaaataattaaattgtttaaattctgtttattattGGATTGCTTCTGGTTGAAATGTTGGTTCACCTTCCAGAACTCCAAAAATCATTACAAAGTACTGATTCTTTTAGGATACATACAAAATAGaattggatttttctttttacgtGACAACTTAAAGTAAAATTGGGGGTTGAtttcttacaaatatttaatattttgtcttaGTTTATGCCTTAAACATTACCATAgtcatttcattacatttttttgtaatttatttttcttcatatggaATTTTGGTTAATAAAATGTACAATAAATTTGTAAGTAATCCCGAGAactgagtatttttatttaagctaGGCAATGATTAACTTGTGGAGAGCTGAGGATGTTAAAGTGAGAATTGATCATCATGTTTTTAACATACTGAAAGTATTTATCTACCTAGGACACACAAAAGCCagcatctgaaaacaaaagaaaaacttagtGATCTTAGCAGAAGCTTGTAAACTATTAAAGCAGGCTCACCTGGGATACTGAAACATAAAACATACAATGTAGTAGGAATTAAGtctaaaaatgtttatcttCAGTAGGACATTTGAGCAAGATTATTTA
This portion of the Oxyura jamaicensis isolate SHBP4307 breed ruddy duck chromosome 8, BPBGC_Ojam_1.0, whole genome shotgun sequence genome encodes:
- the MMACHC gene encoding cyanocobalamin reductase / alkylcobalamin dealkylase isoform X2, with product MEGRVAERLRGALGPFGFEVGWYNAVLQPAFHLPYPDDTLAFVVLSTPSMFDKALKPFVNKERLQIIRDPVDQCVSHHLSGVKEKFPDQKVDIIFDYEILPSRKPKFLAQTAAHVAGAAYYYQRKDVKLDPWGKKKIYGVCIHPKYGGWFAIRGLLLFPDIQVPFLQQSAPVDCVSTEEKRTELLEQFNFHWQDGRYRDIIEVKERYSEEQKAYFATPPAERFRLLGLIRFTE
- the MMACHC gene encoding cyanocobalamin reductase / alkylcobalamin dealkylase isoform X1, producing MEGRVAERLRGALGPFGFEVHAFKVGWYNAVLQPAFHLPYPDDTLAFVVLSTPSMFDKALKPFVNKERLQIIRDPVDQCVSHHLSGVKEKFPDQKVDIIFDYEILPSRKPKFLAQTAAHVAGAAYYYQRKDVKLDPWGKKKIYGVCIHPKYGGWFAIRGLLLFPDIQVPFLQQSAPVDCVSTEEKRTELLEQFNFHWQDGRYRDIIEVKERYSEEQKAYFATPPAERFRLLGLIRFTE